In Streptomyces sannanensis, the DNA window CCACGGCTCTCCGCGGACTCGGGCGCCGGTCAGACGGTCTCGGGCAGTTCGTCGAGCCCCTCGGAGACCAGCTTCGCCAGACGGTCGAGCGCGGCGTCGGCGTCGTCCGACCCGGAAGCGAGCACGATCTCCTCGCCGCCCTCGGCACCCAGGCCGAGCACGGCGAGCATCGAGGCGGCGCTGACCGGATCTCCGTCGGCCCTGGCGATCGTCACGGGGACGCCGGCGGCCATGGCGGCACGGACGAAGATGGAGGCAGGGCGGGCGTGCAGGCCCTCTGCCCAGCCGACATTGACGCGGCGCTCGGCCATGGTGTCGCCCTTCAGGTGCTGGGAAAGTTGTCTAGACCATTGTCTTATATCAGGTCCGGGGCTCCAACGGCCCGCGACCCTCAGGCCCTGTCCGGCCGGTCATGCCGGGCTCGCGGCGTCTCGGTGCCCGCCGCGAAGCGGCTGATGTCACCGCAGCCGCTCCGCGGCGGGCGCACCTCTCCTCCGTAGCCCTTCGGGCACGGGAGGTGCCCCCGTCGTTGTCGTCGGTCGCCGATGTTCCCCCGCTACCTCTGGGGGTGCCCCCAGAGGTGCCCCCACCGCATGCGTGGACACCAGCCGCTCCACGGCGGGCCCTCCTCCCTCTTGCGACGCACGGCACCACGAGACACCAGCCGCTCCGCGGCGGGCGCTCCCCGATCCGGCCCGATCGACCGGCCAGGGCCTAGGCTTGCCGCATGCAGACCCCGTCGGATTCCGCGTACCCGGCTCACTGGGAGGCCGACGTGGTGCTGCGCGACGGCGGCACCGCGCGCATCAGGCCCATCACGACCGACGACGCCGAACGCCTGGTCAGCTTCTACGAACAGGTCTCGGACGAGTCGAAGTATTACCGCTTCTTCGCGCCCTACCCCCGACTCTCCGACCGCGACGTGCACCGCTTCACCCACCACGACTACGTGGACCGGGTCGGCCTCGCCGCCACCGTGGGCGGCGAGTTCATCGCGACCGTCCGCTACGACCGCATCAACGCGGCCGGCCTCCCGGCCACCTCCCGTCCGTCTCCCACCACCGCCCTTGCCGGAGGGTGCTTCGCGCCGGCCCCTGATATCGCCGACGAGGCCGAGGTCGCCTTCCTCGTCCAGGACGCACACCAGGGACGCGGCGTCGCCTCCGCCCTGCTGGAACACATCGCCGCCGTCGCCCGCGAGCGCGGCATCCGGCGCTTCGCGGCCGAGGTGCTGCCCGCCAACACCAAGATGATCAAGGTGTTCACGGATGCCGGGTACCAGCAGCAGCGCAGCTTCGAGGACGGCGTCGTCCGCCTCGAACTCGACCTGGAACCCACCGACCGCTCCCTCGCCGTGCAACGCGCCCGTGAACAGCGCGCCGAGGCACGCTCCGTGCAGCGCCTCCTCGCCCCCGGCTCCGTCGCCGTCATCGGCACCGGCCGCGCGCCCGGCGGAGTGGGCCGCAGCGTCCTGAGCAACCTCCTGGCGGGCGGCTTCACCGGGCGTACGTACGCCGTGAACCGGGCCTTCCCCGCGGACCGGGACACCGTGGACGGCGTTCCCGCGCACCGCTCCCTCGCCACCATCGGGGAGCACGTCGACCTCGCCGTCGTCGCCGTGCCCGCCGAGCGGGTGCCGGAAGCCGTCGCGGAGTGCGGCGAGTACGGGGTGCAGGGCCTGGTCGTGCTCTCCGCCGGATACGCGGAGAGCGGCCCCGGGGGCCGGGAGCGCCAGCGGGAACTGGTGCGCCTGGCCCGCTCGTACGGCATGCGCCTCATCGGCCCCAACTCCTTCGGTGTCATCAACACCGCGGAGGCCGTCCGGCTCAACGCCTCCCTCGCCCCCGAGGCCCCGGCGTCCGGCCGCATCGGGCTCTTCACCCAGTCAGGCGCGATCGGTATCGCCCTGCTCTCCGGACTCCACCGCCGCGGCGCCGGGCTCTCCTCCTTCATCTCCGCCGGCAATCGCGCGGACGTCTCCGGCAACGACTTCCTCCAGTACGGATACGAGGACCCGGACACCGATGTCGTCCTCCTCTACCTGGAATCCATCGGCAACCCGCGCAAGTTCAACCGCCTCGCCCGGCGCACCGCCGCCGTCAAACCGGTCGTCGTCGTCAAGAGCGCCCGCCACAGCGGCAGCGCTCCGCCCGGTCATGCCGTGATGCCCACCCGCATCCCGGACGCCACCGTCTCCGCCCTGCTCCGCCAGGCCGGCGTGATCCGCGTCGACACCGACACCCAACTGGTCGACGCCGGCCTGCTGCTGGCCGGTCAGCCGCTCCCGGCCGGACCGCGCGTGGCCATCCTCGGCAACTCGGAGTCCCTCGGTCTGCTGACGTACGACGCCTGCCTCACCGAGGGCCTGCGCCCGCTCCCGCCCCTCGACCTGACGACGGCGGCCACCCCGGACGACTTCCGAGCCGCCCTCGCCCATGCCCTCGGTGACGACGCCTGCGACGCGGTCGTGGTGACGGCGATGCCCAGGGTGGGGGAGAGCGAGAACGGAACCGGAACCCTGGCAGAGGCCCTGCGCACCGCGACCGCGTCGGCCTCGCCGAAGCCGGTCGCGGTGGTCCACGTGGAACTCGGCGGCCTTGCGGACGCCCTCTCGGCGGCGACCGGCACGGCGCCGCCCCCCGGTGGAGCCGTCGTACCCCGCGTGGCGGAGCCACGTGACGCCGCGGCCGGGAAAGGTCCGGGCGCTGGAGAGCCGGCGGGTGCGCGCATCATCCCTGCCTACCCCGCCGCGGAACGGGCCGTCCGTGCGCTGGCCGAGGCCGTCCGGTACGCCGAGTGGCGGCGGCAGGCGCCCGGCAGGGTTCCCGAGTACGAGGACATCGACGAGGCCGGGGCCGCCGCCCGGATCGGCGCACTCCTCGGTCCTGAGCCCGACCCGCGCGGCATGCGGATCGGTCCCGACGACGCCCGCGAGCTGCTCCAGCAGTACGGGATCGGTGTGCTGCGGGCGCTGCCCGCACCGCACCCCGACGCCGCCGTCGCGGCGGCCGCCCGCCTCGGCTACCCGGTGGCACTCAAGACCACCGCGCCCCATCTGCGCCACCGCCCCGACCTCGGCGGGGTCCGGCTCGACATCGCCGGCGAAGGGGAACTCCGCCGGGCCTACGCCGAGTTGACGGAGACCCTCGGCAAGCCCGCCGAGCTCCTTCCCGTCGTGCAGGCCATGGTGCCACGCGGGGTGGACACGGTCGTACGGGCCGCCATCGACCCGGCCGCAGGCGCCGTGCTCTCCTTCGGCATCTCCGGAGCGCCCTCGGAGCTGCTCGGCGACATGGCCCACCGTCTGGTTCCGGCCACCGACCGGGATGCCGCCGAGCTGATCCGGTCCATCCGCACGGCCCCGCTCCTCTTCGGCTGGCGCGGCGCGGCCCCGGCCGACACCGCGGCGCTGGAGGAGTTGCTGCTCCGGGTGTCGCGGCTGGTGGACGACCATCCCGAGGTCGTCTCGGTGGCTCTGGAACCGGTCGTGGTGGCCCAGCAGGGCCTGTCCGTCCTCGGCGCGACCGTACGGCTCGCGCCGCCGCCCGCGCGGACCGACCTCGGGCCCCGGCGTCTCCCCAGTTACTGAGGGGCCGCAGGGCCCCCGCGGCCCCGTAGGATGGACGGCATGGCGAAGACCGGTACGACGACCCAGGGGCTGCGCGCGGCGATCGAGCGCAGTGGCTACTACCCGACTCTCGTGGCCGAAGCGGTGGAGGCCGCGGTCGGTGGGGAGCCGATTTCGTCGTACCTGGTGCACCAGGAAACCACCTTCGACGCCAACGAAGTGCGCCGCCATGTGACGGTCCTGGTCCTCACCGCCAACCGCTTCATCGTGAGCCACACCGACGAGCAGGCCGCCGACAACAGCTCCCCGTCGCCGTACGCCACCACCTCCACCGAGTCGGTCAAGCTGGACCGGATCTCGTCGGTCGTGGTGAGCCGCGTCGTCGCCAACCCCGAGTCGTACACCCCCGGCACGCTGCCCAGAGAGGTGGTCCTCACCATCGGCTGGGGCGCGGTCTCCCGTATCGACCTGGAGCCGGCGGCCTGCGGCGACCCCAACTGCGACG includes these proteins:
- a CDS encoding GNAT family N-acetyltransferase — encoded protein: MQTPSDSAYPAHWEADVVLRDGGTARIRPITTDDAERLVSFYEQVSDESKYYRFFAPYPRLSDRDVHRFTHHDYVDRVGLAATVGGEFIATVRYDRINAAGLPATSRPSPTTALAGGCFAPAPDIADEAEVAFLVQDAHQGRGVASALLEHIAAVARERGIRRFAAEVLPANTKMIKVFTDAGYQQQRSFEDGVVRLELDLEPTDRSLAVQRAREQRAEARSVQRLLAPGSVAVIGTGRAPGGVGRSVLSNLLAGGFTGRTYAVNRAFPADRDTVDGVPAHRSLATIGEHVDLAVVAVPAERVPEAVAECGEYGVQGLVVLSAGYAESGPGGRERQRELVRLARSYGMRLIGPNSFGVINTAEAVRLNASLAPEAPASGRIGLFTQSGAIGIALLSGLHRRGAGLSSFISAGNRADVSGNDFLQYGYEDPDTDVVLLYLESIGNPRKFNRLARRTAAVKPVVVVKSARHSGSAPPGHAVMPTRIPDATVSALLRQAGVIRVDTDTQLVDAGLLLAGQPLPAGPRVAILGNSESLGLLTYDACLTEGLRPLPPLDLTTAATPDDFRAALAHALGDDACDAVVVTAMPRVGESENGTGTLAEALRTATASASPKPVAVVHVELGGLADALSAATGTAPPPGGAVVPRVAEPRDAAAGKGPGAGEPAGARIIPAYPAAERAVRALAEAVRYAEWRRQAPGRVPEYEDIDEAGAAARIGALLGPEPDPRGMRIGPDDARELLQQYGIGVLRALPAPHPDAAVAAAARLGYPVALKTTAPHLRHRPDLGGVRLDIAGEGELRRAYAELTETLGKPAELLPVVQAMVPRGVDTVVRAAIDPAAGAVLSFGISGAPSELLGDMAHRLVPATDRDAAELIRSIRTAPLLFGWRGAAPADTAALEELLLRVSRLVDDHPEVVSVALEPVVVAQQGLSVLGATVRLAPPPARTDLGPRRLPSY
- a CDS encoding DUF5998 family protein, whose protein sequence is MAKTGTTTQGLRAAIERSGYYPTLVAEAVEAAVGGEPISSYLVHQETTFDANEVRRHVTVLVLTANRFIVSHTDEQAADNSSPSPYATTSTESVKLDRISSVVVSRVVANPESYTPGTLPREVVLTIGWGAVSRIDLEPAACGDPNCDADHGYTGNSTADDLSLRVSEAGDGPDTVRQTLVFAQALSEATAATGH
- a CDS encoding HPr family phosphocarrier protein, with the translated sequence MAERRVNVGWAEGLHARPASIFVRAAMAAGVPVTIARADGDPVSAASMLAVLGLGAEGGEEIVLASGSDDADAALDRLAKLVSEGLDELPETV